A region from the Halichondria panicea chromosome 11, odHalPani1.1, whole genome shotgun sequence genome encodes:
- the LOC135343690 gene encoding E3 ubiquitin-protein ligase RNF14-like: MCDRQDQLDEVEFLQAMSKDDEFQWDEDKNTGVISGTLKVSLQLDHQITLRLAKREKSSKERPQSVKTAPIKPLLETQRSEERTSQVEHLPPFSLYFQLPTLYPSSSKPDYSLTCQWLNFTQLSLLCKSLDQVWVDNMGSVVLFNWQQLLATDAFSVLGIESTVCFEFEDPQPPNPGWDPRAIQDVSNPYMVLPFLIEYDEKQKLLLFNESFFDCTVCYVAKQGTKCAKVAPCHHVYCQECLSSYLKTKIVDGDVSKIECPSCNTIIQPSLIKELVTAEDYNRFDKLLLQRTLEGMMDVTYCPLTTCRCATVKELDSNMAQCPRCSFCFCVLCRQTWHGVAHCKLLPQDLKELVELWDTLEETERKELAEQYGGRKKLETAFQEFESLKWVDSNAKKCPICSSNIQKTEGCNKMTCTQCQNNFCWLCDSPLPKHDPYSHFKIGPNSRSQCVGKLFVGLTRFELDDF; this comes from the exons ATGTGTGACAGACAGGATCAGCTTGACGAGGTGGAATTCCTTCAGGCAATGAGCAAGGATGATGAATTTCAATGGGATGAAGACAAAAATACAG GTGTTATATCGGGTACGCTGAAAGTGTCACTACAACTAGACCACCAAATCACACTAAGATTAGCCAAGAGAGAAAAGTCATCCAAGGAAAGACCACAAT CTGTCAAGACAGCTCCCATCAAACCTTTGTTGGAGACACAACGCAGTGAAGAGAGAACCTCTCAGGTTGAGCATCTCCCTCCATTTTCACTGTACTTCCAACTACCCACATTGTATCCTTCCTCCTCAAAGCCTGACTACTCCCTCACTTGTCAGTGGCTCAATTTCACTCAA TTGTCGCTATTGTGCAAGTCTCTGGATCAAGTGTGGGTTGACAATATGGGGAGTGTTGTGCTCTTTAACTGGCAGCAACTGTTAGCAACTGATGCATTCTCAGTTCTTGGTATCGAATCGACAGTTTGTTTTGAGTTCGAGGACCCACAACCACCCAATCCTGGCTGGGACCCTCGAGCTATACAAG ATGTCAGCAACCCCTATATGGTTCTTCCTTTTCTCATTGAGTATGACGAGAAACAGAAGCTCCTCTTGTTCAACGAGTCCTTCTTTGACTGTACGGTGTGCTATGTAGCCAAGCAAGGAACAAAGTGTGCTAAGGTCGCTCCCTGCCACCATGTCTACTGTCAAGAGTGTCTCTCTTCTTACCTGAAAACAAAGATAGTTGACGGAGACGTTTCCAAAATTGAGTGCCCGTCGTGTAACACGATCATTCAACCGTCTTTGATAAAGGAGCTTGTTACTGCTGAAGACTACAATCGATTTGATAAACTGCTTCTTCAACGAACATTAGAAGGCATGATGGACGTTACGTACTGCCCCCTGACTACCTGTAGGTGTGCTACAGTGAAAGAGCTAGATTCAAACATGGCACAATGCCCACGATGTTCATTCTGTTTCTGTGTTCTCTGTAGACAAACCTGGCACGGTGTGGCTCATTGCAAACTGTTGCCACAAGATTTGAAGGAGCTGGTTGAACTATGGGACACCCTTGAAGAAACTGAAAGGAAGGAGCTAGCCGAACAGTATGGGGGAAGAAAGAAACTAGAAACAGCCTTCCAAGAGTTCGAGTCCCTAAAATGGGTTGATAGCAATGCCAAAAAGTGCCCCATTTGTTCATCTAATATCCAGAAGACGGAGGGCTGTAACAAAATGACATGTACTCAATGTCAGAACAATTTCTGCTGGTTGTGCGATTCACCACTGCCCAAACACGATCCGTATAGCCATTTTAAGATAGGGCCTAACAGCAGGTCACAGTGTGTGGGAAAACTGTTTGTAGGATTAACAAGATTTGAATTAGATGATTTTTAG